The Kutzneria kofuensis genome has a window encoding:
- a CDS encoding chloride channel protein, which yields MQQSAARLGDFQVRPRVLVITGIALAVGGAAAVAAFLLLRLIGLITNAVFYQRLATDLVAPGAVHHPWWLVLAAPAAGGLVIGLMARYGSEKIRGHGMPEAIEAILTGGSRVAPRVAVLKPVSAAISIGTGGPFGAEGPIIMTGGAVGSILAQTLKLSADERKTLLVAGAAGGMAATFNAPLASVLLAVELLLFEWRPRSLIPVGAAVVVSTVLRGVMLGTDPVFAVPAPASAPGPAFDALALVPGLTGGLLAIGATALVYFAEDLFARLPVHWMWWPALGGLVIGVGGLIEPRALGVGYDVIDQLLTGHATQALIVGILVVKTAIWSLSLGSGTSGGVLAPVFMIGASLGAAESGLLPHFTPGFWATCGLAAVVGGVMRSPLTGIVFTLELTHAWSYLLPLVVASVSAYALSVLLLKRSVLTEKIARRRLHLTREYTTDPLETFFAHEVMTPEPQAEMPAPVRVVVHPDETLREVANKLAEAYVTSAPVVDRDDPANHLGVITLAQLLHARRRDLHEEHHRERLLP from the coding sequence ATGCAACAGTCAGCCGCCAGGCTCGGTGACTTCCAGGTTCGGCCCCGGGTGTTGGTGATCACCGGGATCGCGCTCGCGGTGGGCGGGGCGGCGGCGGTGGCGGCCTTCCTGCTGCTCCGGCTGATCGGCCTGATCACCAACGCGGTGTTCTACCAGCGGCTGGCGACGGACCTGGTGGCGCCGGGCGCGGTGCACCACCCGTGGTGGCTGGTGCTGGCGGCGCCGGCGGCGGGCGGACTGGTGATCGGCCTGATGGCCCGCTACGGCTCGGAGAAGATCCGCGGCCACGGCATGCCGGAGGCGATCGAGGCGATCCTGACCGGTGGCAGCCGGGTGGCGCCGAGGGTGGCGGTGCTCAAGCCGGTGTCGGCGGCGATCAGCATCGGCACGGGCGGCCCGTTCGGCGCGGAGGGCCCGATCATCATGACCGGCGGGGCGGTGGGCTCGATCCTGGCCCAGACGCTCAAACTGTCGGCCGACGAACGCAAGACGCTGCTGGTGGCGGGTGCGGCGGGCGGCATGGCGGCGACGTTCAACGCGCCGTTGGCCTCGGTCCTGCTGGCGGTGGAGCTGCTGCTGTTCGAGTGGCGGCCGCGCAGCCTGATCCCGGTCGGGGCGGCGGTGGTGGTGAGCACCGTCCTGCGAGGTGTCATGCTAGGCACGGACCCGGTGTTCGCAGTGCCGGCGCCGGCGTCCGCACCGGGACCGGCGTTCGACGCGTTGGCGCTGGTCCCGGGCCTGACCGGCGGCCTGCTGGCGATCGGCGCGACGGCGCTGGTCTACTTCGCCGAGGACCTGTTCGCCCGCCTGCCGGTGCACTGGATGTGGTGGCCGGCGCTGGGCGGCCTGGTCATCGGCGTCGGCGGCCTGATCGAGCCGAGGGCCCTGGGCGTCGGTTACGACGTGATCGACCAGCTGCTGACCGGCCACGCCACGCAGGCGCTGATCGTCGGCATCCTGGTGGTGAAGACGGCGATCTGGTCGCTGTCGCTGGGCTCGGGCACCTCGGGCGGCGTGCTCGCGCCGGTGTTCATGATCGGCGCCTCGCTCGGCGCGGCGGAAAGCGGCCTGCTGCCGCACTTCACGCCCGGCTTCTGGGCGACCTGCGGCCTGGCGGCGGTCGTGGGCGGCGTGATGCGCTCCCCGCTGACGGGCATCGTCTTCACGCTGGAGCTGACGCACGCGTGGAGCTACCTGCTGCCGCTGGTGGTGGCGTCGGTGTCGGCGTACGCGCTGTCGGTGTTGCTGCTCAAGCGATCCGTGCTCACGGAGAAGATCGCCCGCCGCCGGCTGCACCTGACCCGCGAGTACACGACCGATCCACTCGAGACGTTCTTCGCGCACGAGGTGATGACGCCGGAGCCCCAGGCGGAGATGCCGGCGCCGGTCCGCGTGGTCGTGCATCCGGACGAGACGCTGCGCGAGGTGGCCAACAAGCTGGCCGAGGCCTACGTGACCAGCGCCCCGGTCGTCGACCGCGACGACCCGGCGAACCACCTCGGCGTGATCACGCTGGCGCAGCTGCTGCACGCGCGCCGTCGTGACCTGCACGAGGAACACCACCGGGAGCGACTGCTGCCTTAG
- a CDS encoding helix-turn-helix domain-containing protein: MENHPVREALLELLRTRDELTSTDAARELGGNTGLYSFHLRKLAEQGLVEDVPGTTGRARPWRLAQGPKPKPDPELGELNRRLEDESYQRWRDNRGQAPVEWRDDEAFSEVVYLTPEEMAAMGDAIRSVIALFRHRETLPAARPADAAPVAVVARLFPMLDPE; encoded by the coding sequence ATGGAGAACCACCCGGTGCGGGAGGCGTTGCTGGAGCTGCTGCGCACCCGTGACGAGCTGACGTCCACGGACGCGGCGCGAGAGCTCGGCGGCAACACCGGGCTGTATTCGTTCCACCTGCGCAAGCTGGCGGAGCAGGGCCTGGTCGAGGACGTGCCGGGGACGACGGGACGGGCCCGGCCCTGGCGGCTCGCCCAAGGCCCGAAGCCGAAGCCGGACCCGGAGCTGGGAGAGCTGAACCGGCGGCTGGAGGACGAGAGTTACCAGCGCTGGCGCGACAACCGCGGGCAGGCCCCGGTGGAGTGGCGCGACGACGAGGCGTTCAGTGAGGTCGTCTACCTGACGCCGGAGGAGATGGCGGCGATGGGCGACGCGATCCGCTCGGTGATCGCCCTGTTCCGTCACCGCGAAACGCTGCCGGCCGCGCGTCCGGCGGACGCGGCGCCGGTGGCGGTGGTCGCCCGCCTGTTCCCGATGCTGGACCCGGAATGA
- a CDS encoding DUF3048 domain-containing protein, producing MARIWLVPAAAVLLLVSSCSGRSAAPEPTTTTAVPAGSALVVKIDNVAAARPQTGLTMADVVYVEPVEGGLTRIAAVYLGKLPPVIGPVRSARETDIDLLGQYGRPTLACSGSAPQLAPLLRNAGMETGCQSAVPTAYFRDSSRQSPHDLFVHPDKLPKGAGTVTPEQTGPAPAGGTPVTKQHEQVASVGFDFEWSDQKWLISMDGSPLTTTDGGRVGAATVVVEKVTTRAGTVPGDAAGNPSPVGVTVGSGPATVFRDGKSFQATWSRPSRTDATIFADAAGNAVPVADGPLWILLAPVS from the coding sequence ATGGCGCGAATCTGGCTGGTGCCCGCCGCGGCGGTGCTGCTGCTGGTCTCGTCCTGCTCGGGCCGGTCCGCCGCGCCCGAACCGACGACCACGACGGCGGTGCCAGCGGGATCCGCCCTGGTCGTGAAGATCGACAACGTCGCGGCGGCCCGGCCGCAGACCGGCCTGACCATGGCGGATGTGGTCTACGTGGAGCCGGTCGAGGGCGGCCTGACCCGGATCGCGGCGGTGTACCTGGGCAAGCTGCCCCCGGTGATCGGCCCGGTGCGCAGCGCCCGTGAGACGGACATCGACCTGCTCGGCCAGTACGGCCGGCCGACGCTGGCGTGCTCCGGCTCGGCCCCGCAGCTGGCGCCGTTGCTGCGCAACGCCGGCATGGAGACCGGCTGCCAGAGCGCCGTGCCCACCGCGTACTTCCGGGACAGCAGCCGGCAGTCGCCGCACGACCTGTTCGTGCACCCGGACAAGCTGCCCAAGGGCGCCGGCACCGTCACGCCGGAGCAGACCGGGCCCGCGCCGGCCGGCGGCACGCCGGTGACCAAGCAGCACGAGCAGGTGGCGTCGGTCGGCTTCGACTTCGAGTGGTCGGACCAGAAGTGGCTGATCTCCATGGACGGCAGCCCGCTGACCACGACCGACGGCGGCCGGGTCGGCGCGGCGACCGTGGTGGTGGAGAAGGTCACAACCCGCGCCGGCACGGTTCCCGGTGACGCGGCGGGCAATCCGTCGCCGGTCGGGGTCACCGTCGGCAGCGGACCCGCGACCGTGTTCCGGGACGGGAAGTCGTTCCAGGCCACCTGGTCCCGGCCCAGCCGCACCGACGCGACGATCTTCGCCGACGCCGCCGGCAACGCCGTGCCGGTGGCCGATGGTCCACTGTGGATCCTGCTCGCGCCGGTGTCCTGA
- a CDS encoding DUF4142 domain-containing protein, protein MMTVRTILGVCGVVAVLSTAACGSTQVGMTAAPATTAPALTDTRYGPLSAADMKLMTLVQETSIREITLSQWALQRSTNPQVRAAAQMIVTQHVQLQKEDLAAAAKLGVTLPDRPSADMQVGIDRMSQESGKTFDTDYANSLRQAHGEAFILIAQVRADTRNSVVRPLADSANDFIKMHIQVLEKTGDVDYSQLPVPDAS, encoded by the coding sequence ATGATGACGGTACGGACGATTCTGGGCGTGTGCGGTGTGGTCGCCGTGCTGTCGACGGCGGCCTGCGGCAGCACGCAGGTGGGCATGACCGCCGCGCCGGCGACCACGGCGCCGGCGTTGACCGACACCCGGTACGGGCCGCTCAGCGCGGCCGACATGAAGCTGATGACGCTGGTCCAGGAGACCAGCATCCGCGAGATCACGCTGTCCCAGTGGGCCCTGCAGCGGTCGACGAACCCGCAGGTCAGGGCGGCGGCGCAGATGATCGTCACGCAGCACGTGCAGCTGCAGAAGGAGGACCTGGCCGCCGCCGCCAAGCTGGGCGTCACGCTGCCCGACCGGCCCAGCGCCGACATGCAGGTCGGCATCGACCGGATGTCGCAGGAGAGCGGCAAGACCTTCGACACCGACTACGCCAACTCGCTGCGGCAGGCCCACGGCGAGGCGTTCATCCTGATCGCGCAGGTGCGCGCCGACACCCGCAACTCCGTGGTCCGGCCGCTGGCCGACTCCGCCAACGACTTCATCAAGATGCACATCCAGGTGCTGGAGAAGACCGGCGACGTGGACTACTCGCAGCTGCCCGTCCCCGACGCGTCCTAA
- the def gene encoding peptide deformylase translates to MTVLPVRLFGDPVLTQPAAPVTDFDRELHKLVKDLHDTLESQRGAGLAAPQLGISRRVFVFDMGDTRGHLVNPTLRFPDEEEQDGPEGCLSMPGLYFDTKRRLNVVAKGYTMHGDPLQIVGAGELARCLQHETDHLDGVLFIDRMDSRRRRAALREILAADWNSPPTVKVSPHSGAFWGQR, encoded by the coding sequence ATGACCGTGCTGCCCGTACGCCTGTTCGGCGACCCCGTGCTCACCCAGCCCGCCGCCCCCGTCACCGACTTCGACCGCGAGCTGCACAAGCTCGTCAAGGATCTGCACGACACCCTCGAGTCCCAGCGCGGCGCCGGCCTTGCCGCTCCCCAGCTGGGCATCAGCCGCCGGGTCTTCGTCTTCGACATGGGCGACACCCGTGGCCACCTCGTCAATCCCACCCTGCGCTTCCCCGACGAGGAGGAGCAGGACGGACCCGAGGGCTGCCTGTCCATGCCCGGCCTCTACTTCGACACCAAGCGCCGTCTCAACGTCGTCGCCAAGGGCTACACCATGCACGGCGACCCTTTGCAAATCGTCGGCGCCGGCGAGCTGGCCCGCTGCCTCCAGCACGAGACCGACCACCTCGACGGCGTGCTGTTCATCGACCGCATGGACTCCCGACGCCGCCGCGCCGCCCTCCGCGAGATCCTCGCCGCCGACTGGAACTCCCCGCCGACCGTCAAGGTCTCCCCGCACTCCGGAGCCTTCTGGGGTCAGCGGTAG
- a CDS encoding HEAT repeat domain-containing protein, translating to MDPARAGVLTVASEQYTPLDGLDDIPWAQLRHAYGKASDIPRRLRALASNWNMREQLDGIEGALFPLDGGICSASAPTVPYLIELVGTPKIRIRADVVEMLGRLVMRLNDRRWRSDPDAIACREALLSLHDKVIALAKERNANVRREALTLLWQYAALSPRAEEVEKALVARDAREKELTIRVKSRLEGALAGRTAVLRLAAVSDEPLRLANLMARRMLDRESVPAQELVDAALASNLPRGAYAAWSGNGRRLVQALCPDDDVTARMEIIRPLLVQGTGGVLAGALEAAGDVMAKSRSATRSLLPLLGQLLYNDDTQVRTLAADLLAAVGEAGIPYADRLAHLLGDGDQAVEEAATWALVRQGDERAVPSVLRAVKENGDKFGYYHASGFEPDLGDMAKECAPRYPERVVPVLHAVLEKCGPEPTSVQYQLWRALAACGPAGYGAEDALTLMLASKRPEPALMVFEGVGSAAAHLGPWIEALVRVVDDEWLALWAARVHCLVTGDKAVLREVLDGLGAPDDWRFAHAFVRSAALLDPAERAPVLARAEKWVRDNRDRWGMFGVPEIVVACGDTELTLAVLAHALDAPEYEPVILEALRAVAELGPPAKGLRPRVLALLERDERLTKPTGLRSIVLDDQISAAALDALNAIDPGPTSRR from the coding sequence GTGGATCCTGCTCGCGCCGGTGTCCTGACGGTGGCGAGCGAGCAGTACACGCCCCTGGACGGGCTCGACGACATCCCGTGGGCGCAGCTCCGGCACGCCTACGGCAAGGCGTCCGACATCCCGCGCCGGCTGCGGGCCCTGGCCAGCAACTGGAACATGCGCGAGCAGCTGGACGGCATCGAGGGCGCGCTTTTCCCGCTGGACGGGGGAATCTGCTCGGCGAGCGCGCCGACGGTGCCGTACCTCATCGAGCTCGTCGGGACGCCGAAGATCCGGATTCGGGCCGACGTCGTGGAGATGCTCGGCCGGCTCGTGATGAGGCTGAACGACCGGAGGTGGCGGTCGGACCCGGATGCTATCGCCTGCCGGGAGGCGCTGCTTTCCCTGCACGACAAGGTGATCGCGCTGGCGAAGGAGCGCAATGCCAACGTGCGCAGGGAAGCCCTCACGCTGCTGTGGCAGTACGCCGCGTTGTCGCCCCGTGCCGAGGAAGTCGAGAAAGCGTTGGTGGCACGGGACGCGCGGGAGAAGGAGCTGACGATCCGGGTCAAGTCGCGGCTGGAGGGCGCCCTGGCCGGCCGGACCGCCGTGCTGCGACTCGCCGCGGTGTCGGACGAGCCGCTGCGACTGGCGAACCTGATGGCACGCCGCATGTTGGACCGTGAATCGGTGCCAGCACAGGAATTGGTGGACGCCGCCCTCGCGTCGAACCTACCCCGCGGGGCCTATGCGGCGTGGAGCGGCAACGGGCGTCGGCTGGTCCAGGCGCTCTGCCCGGACGACGACGTCACCGCGCGAATGGAGATCATCCGGCCGCTGCTCGTGCAGGGCACCGGTGGCGTGTTGGCCGGTGCGCTCGAAGCGGCCGGCGACGTGATGGCGAAGTCACGCTCGGCCACGAGGTCGTTGCTGCCGCTGCTCGGACAGTTGCTGTACAACGACGATACGCAGGTCCGGACGCTGGCCGCCGACCTGCTCGCGGCCGTCGGCGAGGCGGGCATTCCCTATGCGGACCGGCTCGCCCATCTGCTCGGGGACGGGGACCAGGCCGTCGAGGAGGCCGCGACCTGGGCGTTGGTACGCCAGGGCGACGAGCGTGCCGTGCCGTCGGTTCTCCGTGCCGTCAAGGAGAACGGCGACAAGTTCGGCTACTACCACGCGTCCGGCTTCGAACCGGATCTCGGTGACATGGCGAAGGAATGTGCGCCGCGCTACCCGGAACGCGTGGTGCCGGTGCTGCACGCCGTACTCGAAAAGTGTGGCCCTGAACCGACTTCGGTGCAGTATCAGCTCTGGCGAGCCCTCGCCGCGTGCGGCCCGGCCGGTTACGGCGCGGAGGACGCGCTGACGCTGATGCTGGCGTCGAAGCGGCCCGAACCGGCGCTGATGGTCTTCGAGGGCGTGGGTTCGGCGGCCGCGCACCTGGGACCGTGGATCGAGGCGCTGGTCCGGGTCGTCGACGACGAGTGGCTGGCGCTGTGGGCCGCGCGGGTGCACTGCCTGGTCACCGGCGACAAGGCAGTGCTGCGCGAGGTGCTCGACGGCCTTGGGGCACCGGATGACTGGCGCTTCGCGCACGCGTTTGTGCGCTCGGCCGCGCTGCTCGATCCGGCCGAGCGAGCTCCGGTGCTGGCGCGGGCCGAGAAGTGGGTGCGTGACAACAGGGATCGGTGGGGCATGTTCGGCGTGCCGGAGATCGTCGTGGCGTGCGGCGACACCGAACTCACCCTGGCCGTGCTGGCGCACGCCCTGGACGCCCCCGAGTACGAGCCCGTGATCTTGGAGGCCCTCCGGGCGGTCGCGGAGCTGGGGCCGCCGGCGAAAGGCCTGCGGCCCCGGGTGTTGGCGCTGCTGGAACGGGACGAGCGGCTCACCAAGCCGACCGGCCTGCGCTCGATCGTGCTCGACGACCAGATCTCTGCTGCGGCCCTGGACGCGCTCAACGCGATCGATCCCGGGCCGACAAGTCGACGGTGA
- a CDS encoding methylated-DNA--[protein]-cysteine S-methyltransferase → MGVRHTVTDSPVGSLTLVADGAALIGLYFDGHSRPPRVPVGPRDDSGFDDAITQLGEYFAGTRTRFSLELAPRGSAFELAVWEQLLKIPYGETRTYRQLAVALGDPGGAQAVGNANGWNPISIIVPCHRVVGADGRLTGYAGGLSRKRFLLSLEEPPAEDLGRLF, encoded by the coding sequence ATGGGCGTTCGGCACACGGTCACGGACTCGCCCGTCGGCTCCCTGACGCTGGTCGCCGACGGCGCCGCGTTGATCGGGCTGTATTTCGACGGGCACAGCCGGCCTCCTCGGGTGCCCGTCGGGCCACGCGACGACTCCGGCTTCGACGACGCCATCACCCAGCTCGGCGAGTACTTCGCCGGCACACGGACCCGCTTCTCGCTCGAACTGGCCCCTCGTGGCTCCGCGTTCGAACTGGCCGTCTGGGAGCAGCTGCTCAAGATCCCCTACGGCGAGACGCGGACATACCGTCAACTCGCCGTCGCCCTCGGCGACCCCGGCGGCGCTCAGGCCGTCGGCAACGCCAACGGCTGGAACCCCATCAGCATCATCGTGCCGTGCCACCGAGTCGTCGGCGCCGACGGCCGTCTCACCGGCTACGCCGGCGGCCTTTCCCGCAAGCGGTTCCTGCTCTCGCTGGAGGAGCCGCCCGCCGAGGACCTCGGCCGCCTGTTCTGA